A region from the uncultured Holophaga sp. genome encodes:
- a CDS encoding LytTR family DNA-binding domain-containing protein, whose amino-acid sequence MTQTLRVAVAEDEPKNQRRLVRLIQDCGCEVVATFRNGLEVEEWLLAGPRIDALFLDIQMPGLDGMSLRASISPEMPVVFVTAFADRAVDAFNHGAVDFLLKPVTTERLAKAIGRIRQQVGRSPSGEPSHTGGGGTRYPIIAGKGLVLMDLARTAFFEVKDGVVWAFAGERLRTKWSSLAEVEAHFPEAGLLRIHRHLLIRPQAVIGIRSSAKGCRALLRMAGGEELEASRGATPKLKTILRLR is encoded by the coding sequence ATGACCCAGACTCTCCGCGTCGCCGTGGCCGAGGACGAGCCCAAGAACCAACGCCGCCTGGTGCGCCTTATCCAGGACTGCGGCTGTGAGGTGGTGGCCACCTTCCGCAACGGGCTGGAGGTGGAGGAGTGGCTCCTGGCGGGCCCCCGCATCGACGCCCTCTTCCTGGACATCCAGATGCCAGGGCTGGACGGCATGAGCCTCCGGGCCTCCATCAGCCCTGAAATGCCCGTGGTCTTCGTGACCGCCTTCGCCGACCGGGCCGTGGACGCATTCAACCACGGCGCCGTGGACTTCCTGCTCAAGCCCGTCACCACCGAGCGCCTGGCCAAGGCCATCGGACGCATCCGCCAGCAGGTGGGGCGCAGTCCCAGCGGGGAGCCTTCCCATACAGGGGGCGGCGGCACGCGCTACCCCATCATCGCGGGCAAGGGGCTCGTCCTGATGGACCTTGCCCGGACGGCCTTCTTCGAGGTGAAGGATGGCGTGGTCTGGGCCTTTGCCGGGGAACGCCTGCGGACCAAGTGGAGTTCCCTGGCCGAGGTGGAGGCCCACTTCCCCGAGGCCGGGCTCCTGCGCATCCACCGCCACCTCCTGATCCGCCCCCAGGCCGTGATCGGCATCCGCTCCTCCGCCAAGGGCTGCCGGGCCCTGCTGCGCATGGCAGGCGGCGAAGAACTGGAGGCCAGCCGGGGGGCCACCCCGAAGCTGAAGACCATCCTGAGGCTCAGGTGA
- a CDS encoding efflux RND transporter periplasmic adaptor subunit, giving the protein MTPENTPQQTPEGKPRPARRRKALAWGVVIVVLALLSLPLLHRQKRPAEGPERPGGGSGVTVNVATVSKGSLPMEVDALGTVTAEHTVNVYSQVSGRITAVHYQEGQLVRKGQPLVDIDPRQVQAQLQQATGTLMRDRAILDQAKANLQRYQTALQRNAIAQQTASDQEATVRQYEGTVMNDQATVDYYKVQLEYCHITAPISGRIGLRLVDPGNTVFTGSSSTIAVITQVDPITVVFALPEDRIQAVQNRLRAKGQTLQVELFDRSGSNRLAAGRLLGLDSAVDTTTGTLKMRATFDNRDGKLFPNQFVNTRMELSRLEGALLVPTVAVQYNGQQAFIYRMKADHTAELVKVNVIHTAQGHTALEGLNEGDQVVTSNFDRIQEGAALTVAGQGSHRK; this is encoded by the coding sequence ATGACTCCAGAGAACACCCCCCAGCAGACCCCCGAGGGCAAGCCGCGCCCTGCCCGCAGGAGGAAAGCCCTCGCCTGGGGCGTGGTCATCGTGGTCCTCGCGCTGCTGAGCCTGCCCCTCCTCCACCGCCAGAAGCGCCCTGCCGAGGGGCCAGAGCGGCCCGGTGGCGGAAGCGGGGTCACGGTCAACGTGGCCACCGTGAGCAAGGGCTCTCTGCCCATGGAGGTGGACGCCCTGGGCACCGTGACCGCCGAGCACACCGTGAACGTCTACAGCCAGGTGAGCGGCCGCATCACGGCGGTCCACTACCAGGAGGGCCAGTTGGTGCGGAAGGGGCAGCCCCTCGTGGACATCGACCCCAGGCAGGTCCAGGCCCAGCTCCAGCAGGCCACGGGCACCCTGATGCGCGACAGGGCGATCCTGGATCAGGCCAAGGCCAACCTGCAGCGCTACCAGACGGCTCTCCAGCGCAATGCCATCGCCCAGCAGACCGCCTCTGACCAGGAGGCCACGGTCCGGCAGTACGAGGGCACGGTGATGAATGACCAGGCTACGGTGGACTATTACAAGGTCCAATTGGAGTACTGCCACATCACTGCCCCCATCTCGGGCCGCATCGGCCTGCGCCTGGTGGATCCCGGGAATACCGTTTTCACCGGCTCCTCCAGCACCATTGCGGTCATCACCCAGGTGGACCCCATCACGGTGGTTTTCGCCCTCCCCGAGGATCGCATCCAGGCCGTCCAGAACCGCCTGCGGGCCAAGGGACAGACCCTCCAGGTGGAGCTCTTCGACCGCAGTGGCAGCAACCGCCTGGCCGCCGGCAGGCTCCTGGGCCTCGACAGCGCCGTGGACACCACCACCGGCACGCTCAAGATGCGGGCCACCTTCGACAACCGTGACGGGAAGCTCTTCCCCAACCAGTTCGTCAACACCCGCATGGAACTGAGCCGCCTGGAAGGCGCTCTCCTGGTACCCACCGTCGCGGTGCAATACAACGGCCAGCAGGCCTTCATCTACCGGATGAAGGCGGACCACACCGCCGAGCTCGTGAAGGTCAATGTCATCCACACGGCCCAGGGGCACACGGCTCTGGAAGGACTCAACGAGGGCGACCAGGTGGTCACCAGCAACTTCGACCGGATCCAGGAGGGAGCTGCCCTCACCGTGGCTGGCCAGGGTTCGCATCGCAAATGA
- a CDS encoding histidine kinase: protein MRSRDLPALIIRNLQTPSTWWEMGIFGSTLALGRLLLGLHSAPHGLAADLLMPYLIALGLATLSPLPWLWTGNDRPRASAPRGILQAIPWNILWLLVLSNLLNHLLPAGRPSRLPPQMLFGSPLGLRIELGFLVFNGPICLFLGWFQAERTCNRAREQETRLLMDQARAQALQAQLNPHTLFNVLGGILELVHEDPDATEEGLIDMVELYRALSAHGAALKTPLAREREIVERYLHLEAIRLEERLEVEWLWPPWADAQELPPLLLLPLVENAVKHGISAAPEGGHLSIEVQRTSGSLSLQVTNSGQPLVPGAPEGTGLGNLRRRLELMHGSCPPRLTLTQVGDEVVARLTLAWRWTP from the coding sequence ATGCGCTCCCGCGATCTGCCGGCCCTGATCATCCGAAACCTCCAGACGCCCTCGACCTGGTGGGAAATGGGCATCTTTGGCAGCACGCTGGCCCTCGGCCGCCTGCTCCTGGGCCTCCACTCCGCCCCGCACGGCCTCGCTGCCGACCTGCTCATGCCTTACCTGATCGCCTTGGGCCTGGCCACCCTCAGCCCCCTGCCCTGGCTCTGGACAGGGAACGATCGACCCCGGGCCTCCGCCCCGCGGGGGATCCTCCAGGCCATCCCCTGGAACATCCTCTGGCTCCTGGTCCTGTCCAACCTGCTCAACCACCTTCTGCCCGCGGGACGCCCCTCCAGGCTCCCTCCACAGATGCTCTTCGGCAGCCCGCTCGGACTTCGGATCGAGCTGGGCTTCCTGGTCTTCAACGGCCCCATCTGCCTCTTCCTGGGATGGTTCCAGGCAGAGCGGACCTGCAACCGCGCCCGTGAGCAGGAAACCCGGCTCCTGATGGACCAGGCCAGGGCCCAGGCCCTCCAGGCCCAGCTCAATCCACATACCCTCTTCAACGTACTGGGGGGGATCCTGGAGCTGGTGCACGAGGACCCGGACGCCACCGAGGAGGGCCTGATCGACATGGTGGAGCTCTATCGGGCCCTCTCCGCCCATGGGGCCGCGCTGAAGACCCCCCTCGCCCGCGAGCGGGAGATCGTCGAACGCTACCTCCACCTGGAGGCCATCCGCCTGGAGGAGCGGCTCGAGGTGGAGTGGCTCTGGCCTCCCTGGGCCGACGCGCAGGAACTCCCACCCCTGCTGCTCCTCCCCCTGGTCGAGAACGCCGTCAAGCACGGCATCTCCGCGGCCCCGGAAGGGGGGCACCTGTCCATTGAAGTCCAGCGCACCTCCGGCAGCCTCAGCCTCCAGGTCACCAACAGTGGCCAACCCCTGGTCCCCGGAGCTCCAGAGGGGACAGGCCTGGGGAACCTCCGGCGGCGGCTTGAGCTCATGCACGGCTCCTGTCCCCCCAGGCTCACCCTGACCCAGGTGGGAGACGAGGTCGTGGCCAGGCTGACCCTGGCCTGGAGGTGGACCCCATGA
- a CDS encoding efflux RND transporter permease subunit yields the protein MNISSTFIRRPVATILLMAAVLLVGVVTYLQLPISALPEVNYPTIQVQTLYPGASSDVMASTVTAPLEKQLGQIQGLSQMTSNSSGGASVIVLQFSLDVDIDVAEQEVQAAINAANAYLPSDLPAPPVYSKTNPADAPVLTLALTSKTLPLSRIQDLADTRLAPKLSQVNGVGLVTIQGGQKPAVRIQVNPAALAAHGLSMESIRTVIADASVNGAKGTLNGPQQSHTIDANDQLKSADEYRDLVIAYKNGAPIMLKDVAKVVDGVENEHLAAWHGQEPAILVSIRRQSNANTIKVVDSVKQLLPQLESALPAGVKVDVLADRTVTVRASVEDVEFELGLTIALVVMVIFLFLRNWRATIIPSVAVPLSLVGTFTVMYALGFSLNNLTLMAFTIATGFVVDDAIVMLENISRYLEEGMPPMQAALKGAGEIGFTILSLTISLIAVLIPLLFMGDITGRLFREFAVTLAVTILISAAVSLTLTPMMGSRLLKHAPGQEPGRFHRWAEDLFERTIAAYGRALTWVLARQRATLLVALGTIVGAVLLYIYIPKGFFPTQDTGALQVVTQAPESISFQAMASRQQELARIALADPAVASLSSFIGVDGTNTTLNSGRMQLNLKPLAQRDGVQAVQRRLREKLNELPGIKAYLQPIQDLTVEDRVSRTQYQYTLVDTDEAELGQWTAKVVERLGRLPQLEDVVTDQMPGGRAVALHIDRQTASQLGVDPQTLDANLYDSFGQRQISTIYTQTNLYHVILEVAPEFRTGPERLQDLYLQGSSSSSSSGTLSASSTSGVSSGSTESVLTAGSNALAQSSSTSTYSAGSAQAVPISAFARIEQRRTPLLINRQGQAPVVTISFNLKPGVHLSQAVSAINQAIAGLHPPVTLQGRYQGTAASFKGSLSNEGFLVLAALLTVYIVLGVLYESFIHPLTILSTLPSAGVGALLALWLCRQDLGIVGIIGIVLLIGIVKKNGIMIVDFALQAQRTEGKSPREAIYTASLLRFRPIMMTTMAALFGGLPLALGQGIGSELRRPLGIAMVGGLILSQILTLFTTPVIYLWFDRLSQRLRGLRDSGDRG from the coding sequence ATGAACATTTCTTCAACATTCATCCGACGCCCGGTCGCCACCATCCTCCTCATGGCCGCCGTGCTTCTGGTGGGGGTGGTCACCTACCTCCAGCTGCCCATTTCGGCCCTGCCTGAGGTCAACTACCCCACCATCCAGGTCCAGACCCTCTACCCCGGCGCCAGCTCCGATGTGATGGCCTCCACGGTCACCGCCCCCCTGGAAAAGCAGTTGGGACAGATCCAGGGCCTCAGCCAGATGACCTCCAACTCCTCAGGGGGGGCCTCGGTCATCGTCCTCCAGTTCAGCCTCGATGTGGACATCGACGTCGCCGAGCAGGAGGTCCAGGCCGCCATCAACGCAGCCAATGCCTACCTCCCCTCGGACCTCCCGGCCCCTCCCGTCTACAGCAAGACCAACCCCGCCGACGCCCCGGTCCTGACCCTGGCCCTGACCTCCAAGACCCTGCCTCTCTCGCGGATCCAGGACCTGGCGGACACCCGCCTGGCCCCCAAGCTCTCCCAGGTCAACGGAGTGGGTCTGGTGACCATCCAGGGGGGCCAGAAGCCCGCCGTCCGCATCCAGGTCAATCCGGCCGCCCTCGCCGCCCACGGCCTCAGCATGGAGAGCATCCGGACGGTCATCGCCGATGCCAGCGTCAACGGCGCCAAGGGCACCCTCAACGGCCCCCAGCAGTCCCACACCATCGACGCCAATGATCAGCTCAAGTCCGCCGATGAGTACCGGGACCTGGTGATCGCCTACAAGAATGGCGCCCCGATCATGCTCAAGGACGTCGCCAAGGTGGTGGACGGCGTTGAGAACGAGCACCTGGCAGCCTGGCACGGCCAGGAGCCCGCCATCCTGGTGAGCATCCGCCGCCAGTCCAACGCCAACACCATCAAGGTGGTGGACTCGGTCAAGCAGCTTCTGCCCCAGCTGGAGAGTGCCCTGCCCGCCGGCGTGAAGGTGGATGTGCTGGCGGACCGCACCGTGACGGTGCGGGCCTCGGTCGAGGATGTGGAGTTCGAGCTGGGCCTCACCATCGCCCTGGTGGTGATGGTGATCTTCCTCTTCCTGCGGAACTGGCGGGCCACCATCATCCCCTCGGTGGCCGTGCCCCTCTCCCTGGTGGGCACCTTCACAGTGATGTACGCCCTGGGCTTCAGCCTCAACAACCTGACCCTGATGGCCTTCACCATCGCCACGGGTTTCGTGGTGGATGACGCCATCGTGATGCTGGAGAACATCAGCCGCTATCTCGAAGAGGGCATGCCCCCCATGCAGGCCGCCCTCAAGGGGGCGGGCGAGATCGGCTTCACCATCCTCTCCCTCACCATCTCCCTCATCGCCGTGCTGATCCCCCTCCTTTTCATGGGAGACATCACCGGACGTCTCTTCCGCGAGTTCGCCGTCACCTTGGCGGTGACCATCCTGATCTCGGCTGCGGTCTCCCTGACCCTGACCCCCATGATGGGCTCACGCCTCCTGAAGCACGCCCCTGGGCAGGAACCCGGGCGCTTCCACCGCTGGGCGGAGGACCTCTTCGAGCGCACCATCGCCGCCTACGGGCGCGCCCTCACCTGGGTCCTCGCCCGCCAACGGGCCACCCTCCTCGTCGCCCTGGGCACCATCGTGGGTGCGGTGCTGCTCTACATCTACATCCCCAAGGGATTCTTCCCCACCCAGGACACCGGCGCCCTCCAGGTGGTCACCCAGGCCCCCGAGAGCATCAGCTTCCAGGCCATGGCCAGCCGCCAACAGGAGCTTGCCCGCATCGCCCTGGCTGACCCAGCGGTGGCCTCCCTCTCTTCCTTCATCGGCGTGGACGGCACCAACACCACCCTCAACAGCGGGCGCATGCAGCTCAACCTGAAGCCCCTGGCGCAACGGGACGGCGTCCAGGCCGTCCAGCGCCGCCTGCGCGAGAAGCTGAACGAGCTCCCGGGCATCAAGGCCTATCTCCAGCCCATTCAGGACCTGACCGTGGAGGACCGGGTCAGCCGCACCCAGTACCAGTACACCCTGGTGGATACGGACGAGGCTGAGCTGGGGCAGTGGACGGCCAAGGTAGTGGAGCGACTGGGCCGGCTCCCCCAGCTTGAAGATGTCGTGACCGACCAAATGCCCGGAGGCAGGGCGGTGGCCCTGCACATCGACCGCCAGACGGCCTCCCAGCTCGGGGTGGACCCCCAGACCCTCGACGCCAACCTCTACGACAGCTTCGGCCAGCGCCAGATCTCGACCATCTATACCCAGACCAACCTCTACCACGTGATCCTGGAGGTGGCACCCGAGTTCCGCACCGGCCCCGAGCGACTCCAGGACCTCTACCTTCAGGGTTCCAGCTCCTCCAGTTCCTCGGGCACCCTCAGCGCCTCCTCCACCAGCGGCGTAAGCAGCGGCAGCACGGAGAGCGTCCTCACCGCGGGCTCCAATGCCCTCGCCCAAAGCAGCAGCACCAGCACCTACAGCGCCGGGAGCGCCCAGGCCGTGCCCATCTCGGCCTTCGCCCGCATCGAGCAGCGCCGGACCCCCCTGCTCATCAACCGCCAGGGTCAGGCCCCGGTGGTGACCATCTCCTTCAACCTCAAACCCGGGGTCCACCTCAGCCAGGCCGTCAGCGCCATCAACCAGGCCATCGCCGGACTCCACCCCCCCGTGACCCTCCAGGGTCGCTACCAGGGCACTGCCGCCTCCTTCAAGGGCTCGCTCTCCAACGAGGGTTTCCTGGTCCTGGCGGCCCTCCTGACGGTCTACATCGTACTGGGCGTTCTATACGAAAGTTTCATTCATCCCCTGACCATTCTCTCCACGCTCCCCTCCGCCGGCGTGGGCGCCCTCCTGGCCCTCTGGCTCTGCCGCCAGGACCTCGGGATCGTGGGCATCATCGGCATCGTGCTCCTGATCGGCATCGTGAAGAAAAACGGCATCATGATCGTGGACTTCGCGCTCCAGGCCCAGCGCACGGAGGGAAAGAGCCCCCGTGAGGCCATCTACACCGCCAGCCTGCTGCGCTTCCGCCCCATCATGATGACCACCATGGCGGCCCTCTTCGGCGGGCTGCCCCTGGCCCTGGGCCAGGGCATCGGCTCCGAGCTGCGCCGCCCCCTGGGGATCGCCATGGTGGGTGGGCTCATCCTGAGCCAGATCCTCACCCTCTTCACCACCCCAGTGATCTACCTCTGGTTCGACCGCCTATCGCAGCGCCTGCGGGGCCTAAGGGACTCCGGAGACCGGGGATGA